From the genome of Paracoccus seriniphilus, one region includes:
- a CDS encoding efflux RND transporter periplasmic adaptor subunit — protein sequence MRFLFRSLMGLFLTFLTLGLLFLAGVHLWRLSTAPDGPGRPGDGRAEQVYTARLLTVKPQPVTPRMKVYGTVEARRRLELRAGASGQIVFLDPQMLEGGTVTAGQLLVRIDPAAAQAALDNQIAARDDAEATLRDAQRNVLVAADDLAAAERQAELRHAAVSRQESLAERGLGTSAEREASQLAASAAEQAVIAGRSALAAAESAVTAARNALRRAEIDLSEARRALADTEIRADFSGRVTDVTAVQGGLVSLNEQLAEIIDPKVLEVKAPLSLDQFSRLSGPDGGFEGRPATVVLDGSAGRLTATARLDRAAASVAEGTTGRVIYASITSGGETMRPGDFVSLEIPEPVLENAAILPATAIGADGSVLVMGPEGRLIAHSVTVLRRQGDDVIIEVTADLHDARVVAERAPQLGAGIRVRDAAAPVPPADHQAGKEQRQGNG from the coding sequence ATGCGCTTTTTGTTTCGCAGCCTTATGGGGCTGTTCCTGACATTTCTGACGCTTGGCCTGCTGTTCCTGGCGGGGGTCCACCTCTGGCGGCTGAGCACGGCGCCGGACGGGCCGGGGCGTCCGGGCGATGGTCGGGCAGAACAGGTTTACACGGCGCGATTGCTGACAGTGAAGCCGCAGCCGGTCACGCCGCGGATGAAGGTCTATGGGACGGTCGAGGCCCGACGCAGGCTGGAACTGCGCGCAGGGGCCAGCGGGCAGATCGTCTTTCTTGATCCGCAGATGCTGGAAGGTGGCACCGTGACGGCGGGCCAGTTGCTGGTGCGCATTGATCCGGCGGCGGCGCAGGCGGCGCTGGACAATCAGATTGCTGCCCGCGACGATGCCGAGGCGACGCTACGCGATGCGCAACGCAATGTGCTGGTGGCTGCCGATGACCTGGCCGCCGCCGAACGTCAGGCAGAACTGCGCCATGCCGCCGTCTCACGTCAGGAATCCCTGGCAGAGCGGGGGCTGGGCACCAGCGCCGAGCGCGAGGCCTCGCAGCTTGCGGCATCCGCGGCCGAGCAGGCGGTCATTGCCGGACGATCCGCCCTTGCAGCGGCGGAATCTGCGGTGACGGCAGCCAGAAACGCCCTGCGCCGCGCCGAGATCGACCTGTCCGAGGCAAGACGCGCGCTGGCCGATACCGAGATCCGCGCCGATTTCTCGGGGCGGGTGACTGATGTGACGGCAGTTCAGGGCGGTCTGGTCAGCCTGAATGAACAATTGGCCGAAATCATCGACCCCAAGGTTCTGGAGGTCAAAGCCCCCCTGTCTCTGGATCAGTTTTCCCGTCTTTCCGGGCCGGATGGCGGCTTCGAGGGGCGGCCTGCGACCGTGGTGCTGGATGGCTCGGCAGGGCGTCTGACGGCGACGGCGCGGCTGGATCGCGCCGCCGCCTCGGTTGCCGAGGGCACGACCGGGCGGGTCATCTATGCCAGCATCACAAGTGGCGGCGAAACAATGCGGCCCGGAGATTTCGTCAGTCTCGAGATCCCCGAACCGGTTCTGGAAAACGCCGCCATCCTGCCCGCGACGGCCATCGGGGCAGATGGTTCGGTGCTGGTCATGGGGCCGGAGGGACGGCTGATCGCTCATTCCGTCACGGTTCTGAGGCGACAGGGAGACGATGTGATCATCGAGGTCACGGCCGATCTGCATGACGCGCGAGTCGTGGCCGAACGCGCCCCACAGCTTGGTGCGGGCATCCGGGTGCGCGATGCGGCCGCGCCGGTGCCGCCTGCCGATCATCAGGCCGGCAAGGAACAAAGGCAGGGCAATGGCTGA